In Lycorma delicatula isolate Av1 chromosome 10, ASM4794821v1, whole genome shotgun sequence, a genomic segment contains:
- the LOC142331286 gene encoding uncharacterized protein LOC142331286 isoform X1 has protein sequence MRRLLLLAKFQSSVLLLAAIITTVGGNSDSERCRGGGQQLKYLWGDALVDSPTCTGPNDMPYPLSQIRRAFSRRDSVWSSLKTGSSRTGRTFNPVDPMLTRHALLKTYNMVNDNNNVFMTNENSNAGQFSGRSGREFGSARNDNSVCQATPSRLCKTRYNTTAPMYGVSLTSGQPVTIVQKFPDLLQQVVYEVCESNECDVVRGECTQTYVPYLFLVIPLGPVTLTGQDYILVESGCVCKPKYATTGNTVSTSPSPLSSSASSTKSGSLSHITSGHNIKSFPPQT, from the exons TTTCAGTCAAGTGTGTTATTGTTAGCCGCAATTATAACAACAGTCGGTGGAAATTCAGATAGTGAACGCTGTCGTGGAGGAGGACAACAATTGAAATATCTATGGGGTGATGCACTTGTTGATTCACCGACTTGTACGGGGCCAAATGATATGCCATATCCTCT ttctcAGATAAGAAGAGCCTTCAGTAGAAGGGATTCTGTTTGGTCTAGTTTGAAGACAGGTTCTTCAAGGACTGGAAGAACGTTCAACCCTGTTGATCCAATGTTGACCAGACATGCATTGCTCAAAACCTATAACAtggttaatgataataataatgtgtttatgacaaatgaaaattcaaatgcTGGACAATTCTCTGGTAGAtcag gcagGGAATTTGGCAGTGCACGTAATGATAATTCAGTTTGCCAAGCCACACCATCACGCTTGTGCAAAACAAGATACAACACAACAGCCCCAATGTATGGTGTATCACTTACCTCTGGACAGCCAGTCACTATTGTTCAAAAATTTCCTGATCTTTTGCAACAAGTTGTCTATGAAGTGTGCGA GTCTAATGAATGTGATGTTGTCAGAGGTGAATGCACTCAAACGTACGTACCGTACTTGTTCCTTGTAATTCCATTAGGACCAGTAACGTTAACTGGTCAAGATTACATATTAGTTGAAAGTGGGTGTGTTTGTAAACCAAAGTATGCAACGACCGGGAACACTGTTTCAACTTCACCATCGCCATTATCATCATCTGCTTCATCAACAAAGAGTGGAAGCTTATCTCATATAACATCGGGTCATAATATTAAGTCATTTCCCCCACAAACTTAA
- the LOC142331286 gene encoding uncharacterized protein LOC142331286 isoform X2, which yields MSISRILKFQSSVLLLAAIITTVGGNSDSERCRGGGQQLKYLWGDALVDSPTCTGPNDMPYPLSQIRRAFSRRDSVWSSLKTGSSRTGRTFNPVDPMLTRHALLKTYNMVNDNNNVFMTNENSNAGQFSGRSGREFGSARNDNSVCQATPSRLCKTRYNTTAPMYGVSLTSGQPVTIVQKFPDLLQQVVYEVCESNECDVVRGECTQTYVPYLFLVIPLGPVTLTGQDYILVESGCVCKPKYATTGNTVSTSPSPLSSSASSTKSGSLSHITSGHNIKSFPPQT from the exons ATGTCCATAAGCCGCATattaaag TTTCAGTCAAGTGTGTTATTGTTAGCCGCAATTATAACAACAGTCGGTGGAAATTCAGATAGTGAACGCTGTCGTGGAGGAGGACAACAATTGAAATATCTATGGGGTGATGCACTTGTTGATTCACCGACTTGTACGGGGCCAAATGATATGCCATATCCTCT ttctcAGATAAGAAGAGCCTTCAGTAGAAGGGATTCTGTTTGGTCTAGTTTGAAGACAGGTTCTTCAAGGACTGGAAGAACGTTCAACCCTGTTGATCCAATGTTGACCAGACATGCATTGCTCAAAACCTATAACAtggttaatgataataataatgtgtttatgacaaatgaaaattcaaatgcTGGACAATTCTCTGGTAGAtcag gcagGGAATTTGGCAGTGCACGTAATGATAATTCAGTTTGCCAAGCCACACCATCACGCTTGTGCAAAACAAGATACAACACAACAGCCCCAATGTATGGTGTATCACTTACCTCTGGACAGCCAGTCACTATTGTTCAAAAATTTCCTGATCTTTTGCAACAAGTTGTCTATGAAGTGTGCGA GTCTAATGAATGTGATGTTGTCAGAGGTGAATGCACTCAAACGTACGTACCGTACTTGTTCCTTGTAATTCCATTAGGACCAGTAACGTTAACTGGTCAAGATTACATATTAGTTGAAAGTGGGTGTGTTTGTAAACCAAAGTATGCAACGACCGGGAACACTGTTTCAACTTCACCATCGCCATTATCATCATCTGCTTCATCAACAAAGAGTGGAAGCTTATCTCATATAACATCGGGTCATAATATTAAGTCATTTCCCCCACAAACTTAA